A single region of the Deferribacterota bacterium genome encodes:
- a CDS encoding LysR substrate-binding domain-containing protein encodes MLLTLRQIEFFVTVGQFESVSKAADKLCVTQAAVSMAINEIENILEKKLFDRVGRRIVLNEYGRDLFPKAVSILNRLSEFENYLINEDNLKGKLIIGATRTVGNYILPLYLKTFIKNYPEIKIELIINNTYHITRLVENYELDVALIEGYCNSIKVKKTFWKKDRMFIFSSPKNSLCEKKVVTPNELENEKWVLREKGSGTREIFERAVLNKINYLNIVAEIGSLEAIKETVEDTEFISCMSIEAIKKEINNKTLEILNTPWLSINRDLHILTNKVKNRTRLLNTFISFIMGLDLAKV; translated from the coding sequence ATGTTATTAACATTGAGACAAATTGAATTTTTTGTTACTGTTGGACAGTTTGAAAGTGTAAGCAAGGCCGCTGATAAATTGTGTGTAACCCAAGCTGCTGTAAGCATGGCTATAAATGAGATTGAGAATATTTTAGAAAAAAAACTGTTTGACAGGGTAGGTAGAAGGATTGTGTTAAATGAATATGGTAGAGATCTCTTTCCAAAGGCTGTGAGTATATTAAACAGATTAAGTGAATTCGAAAATTATTTGATCAATGAAGATAATCTAAAAGGGAAACTTATAATAGGGGCTACAAGAACAGTTGGAAACTATATTTTACCTTTATATTTAAAAACCTTTATTAAAAATTACCCTGAGATAAAAATAGAGCTTATAATAAATAATACCTATCACATTACAAGATTAGTAGAAAACTATGAATTAGATGTTGCATTAATTGAAGGCTATTGCAATTCAATAAAAGTTAAAAAAACCTTTTGGAAAAAGGATAGGATGTTTATTTTTTCATCTCCTAAAAATTCTCTGTGTGAAAAAAAAGTAGTTACACCTAATGAATTAGAGAATGAAAAATGGGTTTTGCGTGAGAAAGGGTCAGGCACAAGAGAGATATTTGAAAGGGCAGTATTAAATAAGATAAATTATTTGAATATTGTCGCTGAGATTGGCAGTTTGGAGGCGATTAAGGAAACTGTAGAAGATACAGAATTTATTAGTTGTATGTCAATTGAGGCCATAAAAAAGGAGATCAATAATAAAACGTTAGAAATCCTAAATACGCCATGGCTCTCTATTAATAGGGATTTACATATCTTAACCAATAAAGTAAAAAATAGGACTAGATTACTTAATACTTTTATTTCATTTATTATGGGTTTAGATTTAGCAAAAGTGTAA